Genomic segment of Acinetobacter larvae:
GTAGATCGGTCAATGCTTTAATTTTTTCTATTCGTGCTGCGGCCTCAGCAGTATCTAAGCTGGCAGCGCCAGTCACCCCTTTTAATGACACATAATAAATAAAGCCACGTGCCCGTTCAGCCACGTAAGCAATGCGTTCATCTGTTGAGGTTGGCGCCAACAAGAATACTTGGTCCATTTGATACTGTTGTAAAATTTGGTCCAAACTGCCTGCTTCCTCTGGTGGAAGATCAACAATAATCAGCCCATCGACACCACTGTCATGTGCTGCTGCAACAAACTGTTGATAACCAATTACTTCTAATGGGTTTAAATAGCCCATTAACACAATTGGCGTTTGCTGATCTTGCTCGCGAAAGCGCTTGACCATCTGCAAAACATCTAAGGTATTGGTTCCGCCCGCCAAGGCACGTTCTGCAGCCAAGGCAATCACTGGACCATCCGCCATTGGATCTGAAAATGGCAATCCCAACTCAATCACATCCACCCCT
This window contains:
- the trpA gene encoding tryptophan synthase subunit alpha, with the protein product MSRLATRFAQLKSQQRKALVSYVMAGDPQPQVTVPLLHQMVDAGVDVIELGLPFSDPMADGPVIALAAERALAGGTNTLDVLQMVKRFREQDQQTPIVLMGYLNPLEVIGYQQFVAAAHDSGVDGLIIVDLPPEEAGSLDQILQQYQMDQVFLLAPTSTDERIAYVAERARGFIYYVSLKGVTGAASLDTAEAAARIEKIKALTDLPIGVGFGIRDAASAKAMGQVADAVIVGSALVKPFAECSIDQAVDQTVQKVKELRAALDE